AGCACCGTCAGCTGGGTAAAGCGGATGACGCTGGCGTACTGGGTGAAGAACTGCTCCAGCAGTTCGCAGAACAATCGGGCATCGCCGGTGCCGCTAAACATTGTCTCATCCAGCAGCACGCGGATACGCACGCCGTGCCAGTGATATAAGGCGTTATAGTCCTGCTGCCAGCTAACGTGACGGATACCATTGATGCGTCGGCGGTTGTTCTCCTCGTCGCTCCAGTTAAATAGCGACATCACGGCCCGCAGGTTTTCGGCATTGCTAATCATCTGGCTCAGGGCGCGGGGATGCAGCAGCGATATCAGGTGCCACTGATAAAGTTGCGTGGTTGGCGGATAATAGGGCATGGAAGGGGGCTGTCGTGTACTGCACCGCACAGCCAGGTTGCCGATCACTGCGCTGCCATCAAATACCGCTTTCTCCAGCGCCATACGGGGATAATTGCCGTTGGTGCAGGTGATGTTCATAAACAGCGTGGCATCTTCCTGAGTTCGGTCAGCCTCGCTGGCATCGCCACCCAGCATCAGCAGGGTTTCATAAAGACCGCTGACGCCACGCCAGATGCGCGTATGGAAATAACGCTCCGGCCACGACGCTTTGTGTTGCAGCATGCCGCCTTTTTGCCGGAAGTGTCGATACGGCACATAACGCCGCTTATCCAGCTTTTCACTGGCGGCCACCGCATCCACGCTGTAGATCTCCGTATGCTGATCGCCCAGCCGGTGTGGTCGTAGGCGATAATCCAGCACCGCAGGCTGCACTTTCAGCGGCTCTGCGTTGAGAGAAAACAGGTTGATAACCGGAACGCAGTGAATGCGCAGCACATCTTGCGGCACCGGGATGTCGCGCGGAAGTGGCTGTCTCAAATGGATTTCGAGTATCGCCTCCCTGCAGCTTTCACTAAAGGGCAGCGTGTTAAGCCCGGAAAGGGTAAAGAACGCATAGCGCGCGGGAAAACTGAAATATTCCAGCAGCGGACGCACTTCGCCGCACAAGGCTGGGCTGTCGCTTTCCGGCCACACTGAGTGCCAGTGCTGCTGCCAGCGGGCGCGGATGTCGCCAGTAAAGGGTTGTGGATCGCAGTTATCACTCTGCGGCAGGCGAACCGTGATCCGTTCAATCTGGTTGCTCAGAGCCTGATACATCAGCGACTGCACCGGGCGATCTCCGTGGATATAAAGCGGGATATCGCTGAGATCGATCTGGCTCGGATCTGCCTGTGAACTGAGAGCAAACCGCAGGCAGATCATCTGGTGCCCATCGGGATGGAAGGGCGCCGTTATCTCGCCCAGCGTCAGCGGATGCAGCTTGAGCGCATCGGTGGTGCGATAGGGGCAGCGCAGGCCGGTTATATCCATCGGGCGGGTCAACAGCGTAGTGCCTTCCGGCAGCACGGCATCACGTACCTGGGCGATGGTATCTGGCGTGAGTTCAACGATCGCCATCGATGGTAGCGTGCGGTTTACCACGGGCAGCAGATGCCCAAGCAGTGGCTCCGTCAGTTCAGGGATATCATCATCAATCTTGCGGCGCATCTGCGCCATCAGCAACGAAAATCCCTGGAAGAGCTGCTCTACAGACTCATCCATCTTCAGCGACGTTCCGTCAATGCCGAGACGACGAGCCGCCTGCGGATGCTGTTCAGCAAACTCTTGCGCCGCTGATTTCAGATAGCGCATTTCGCTGTCGAAATAGTTGAGAAAGTCGTGATCGTTCATGGCTCACCTAATCAACCGGCATCAATGTCAGATAAAGCAGTGAGCAGAGTGAAATCAGCCACAGCAGCAACAGAGAGAGCAGGGTTCGATAAAAAAAGGTGCGCGTTCCCCGCCAGCGATCCGGCAGAGAGCGGGTGCTGGAAGTTTTTTGCCGCCACAGATGCGCCATGCCTTGATCAAATTCGGCAAGATCCTTGTCGTCGTTGAGTAGTGAGAAAAGCCGCTCATCCAGCCATAAGCGCCAGCAGTAATAGTGCGTAATTAAAAACAGCACCATTAACGGTACGCTTAGCGCGAAGGTGATGAGGTGAAACATCAGCGCCAGCGGTGGTAGCGTTAAGGCGGCGACGTAGCGCCAGCTGGCGAGATGGATTTGCACAATCCGGTTCGTCATGCTGTTGTCTGACATAACTGCTCCTTGCTAAAAGCTTCCAGAGCCTTGAGGTGGGCGGGCGTGAGGACAATCTGTGGGCGTCTGGCTTGAATCATTTCAACAGCCTCAGCAACTGACGCAACGTGCCCCTCAGCCAGCAGCCAGGCTGCAACTACCGTCGCACTGCGCGATAAACCCAGGGCACAGCAAACCAGCACCTTGTCATACGTTTGGCACAGCTGGCGGAGTTGCCTTACCGCATGGCGCATATCCTCAATCTCTGGCACCAGCAGATCCATCAGCGGGTAAGCTTGCCAGCGCTGTGCCCTTCGGTTGCCTTGGTGGAATTCGGCTGTCAGGTCGAAAACTGCGATATGCCGTTCCGCCTTACCGGGAAATCTACCCAGCGCTACGCCGGTAAAAATGACACTGCTTTTAGCCATGTGGCGGGAGAACCAGCAGCGGGAGATCGCTGCGCCTGTCAGATAAGGCAACATCAGTAAGCGCGCGGAAAGAGACAGGCTGCCGCTGCTGTTTTTTTGGAATATCGTCACGCCCAATCCGGCATAACCCGCCGCTACTATCAGTAGTGCGATGCCGGGCCACAACAGCAGATAGCCATAGGGAATGTTCATTCCCGCCAGTAAAAACAGTAATCCGCCGAGGCAGTATTTAACGGCGAGACGCTGAGCGTGCGGTGAAGGAGGCTGCCAGCGCCATCGCCCTTCAATCGGGATGGCGTAGCTGATGATGACCGCAACCCCATATCCACTGATCACATCAATGAAATGGTGCTGCCAGGTCGTGAGCACCGAGATGGCAATCAGCACAAACCAGCTGCCTGCGACAACTCTCGCCTTGCGATTCAGGTGCTGGCGGAAGCGTAACCAGAGTAGCCAGGTCAGAATGATGTGCAGCGATGGCGCCTGGTTATAGGGCAGGTCAAACTGCTCCAGCTGGTGGAACAACCAGCCAAAGGCGCCCTGTGTTTCCGGGCGCGTAAAGGTGAATTTCAGCGGAAACAGTAAGAACGCCGCGCACGCCACCAGCGATGCCGTAAGCAGTCGATAGCCGTGGCGCATCAGCTCCTGTTTTGAGGTGCAGATAAACAGTGAAATGCCGTACAGCAGGTCAATGCTCCAGTAGGGCACGATGGTCCAGGGAACAAACGGTATCGCCCGCTCCCAGCTCAATACCACGCTGCCGATATCCTCCCGGGTGGCGGTGAAGGTATTGACCTGGCCGTAACTGAGAAAAAACAGCGGGCCCAGCAGCAGTAGCCAGCCAAGCCCCTGTTTCCAGAGGCTATGTGGGCGCTGAGTCAGCGACGATTCAGTCATGCTGCTCTCTTACCGCCAGCGACACGGTGAAGATGCCAAACTCATCAATAATCTGGTGGCACTTCTCGAATCCGGCTTGTTCAACCAGCGTGTCCATCTCTAGCTGGCTACGCACGCGCATCAGCCAGGGAATGCCGTTCTGATGGCTGGTTAAGGTCCAGGCAATCGTTTTGAGCTGCGGGTGCCACGGCTGCCCGGTATAAACCAGCACGCCGCCAGGAGGAATGGCTGCCGCAAGCCCCGCTAACGACGTTTTAATTAACGCATTGCTCGGGAACAGTTCATAAAGCCCGGAAACAATACCCAACGTTGGAGCCGGGGCGAGAGTGGCGAGCGAGTCGTAATCAAAAGCATTGCCTTTTTTGAACTGCGCGAGATGGCCTAAGTTGCGCTCATCGATCAGCGCCTGTCCTTTTTCCACATTCAGTTCGCTGTAGTCGCGCAGCAAAATGCTTTCAATATCAGGCTGCTTCTCCAGCGCATCAAGCACGTAGCGGCCATGCCCAGCGGCAATATCTACCACGTGAACCGGCATGTTGCTCTCATGCAGTTTCGCCACCGCCAGGGCAATTACCTGCTGGATATTTTCCTTACGCGCTCGGATGCCACGCCAGCCGATGCTATTGAGATAATGGCGATCGATGATGCGACCGAGAACACCCGTTCCTTCGGCGGAATTACGGTAGACATAGTCAAGCGTGCTGCCGGAATCAAAGCCGGTTTCATATCCCAGCCGCATGCCTTTAGATAACCTGCCGAAGGTTTTCATGCCGGAGCTCAACGAGGCGTAAAACAGGCCTTGCAGCGAGCGGCGATGAGGCGGTGCCTGTAGTTCACGATAGGCATCAGCGCCCGGACTCCATTGGTCTTCATGACTGTAATCGAACGCGTAAGGTGCGGTGCTGTAGAGCGTTTCGATAAACGACTTCATTTTATCGAAGGCAAGTTGGCGATCTTTTTCACCCAGCGTGTCGTGATAAAAGCCCGGCAAAATATGTTGCTCTTTAACCGCGCTGCGCAAACCCCGGAAGAATTTTTTCTGCGGCTCGGCATGCACCACAAAGTCATCGCCGGAGATCAGCAGTTGCGTGGGTACGGTGATCGCGGCAGAGTCAGACACGATACGCTCAGCCGTTCTATACAGATCCAGCAGGAAATTCACCGCGATCTGGCGGGTAATAAGCTTATCCTGCTCAAAGCTGGCGATGCGTTCAGCATCGTGACTGAGGAATTTACCTTTGACGTAGGAGTTAACGTAGAACAGGCCGCGCATGCGTTGCTGCAGACGTAAACCAGGGCGGGCAAAAGGAACGTACAGCTTCACCTTAAACGCGGGTGAAGCCAGCACCATGCCGCGAATTTTCGGCGCGTAATCATGTACCCAGGTGGCGACCAGCACGGCACCGACGCTTTGCGCGATGACGACGATGTCCTCCATGCTGACCTGCGCCGACTCCGCCACAAAGCGCACGAACTCATCGACATCCTGCACTGAACGGGCAAGGCTTGGGCTATAACCGCGCGCGCCTGGCGACTGGCCGTGACCGCGCGCATCCCAGGCGTAAAAATGGGTGTCAGGCATGTCTAACTCATCGACAACATGCTGTAAGCGCCCTGAGTGCTCGTGTCCGCGATGAAATAGCACAATCACTTTTTTGCTCTGGCTATCTTGCGCAGGCCAGTGTCGAAAAAAGAGTGATGCACCATCGCTGGTTAAAAACGAACTCTCTACAAATAAGCGTGCTTCCTGGCTCATGATCATTTCCTTGTTGCTTGCAGTTGTAATTCGACGAAACGGTTTAATAACGCGGCTTTAAACGCAGCTTTGTTGTCCTGAAAACGAAGCGGATCATCGATATAGATATCGATAAAGAACGGCACCGGGATTTTTTGGCCTTTACCCATTGAGCGATCTAGCCCGTGCATATAGACCGGAATAATCGGTACATCCGGACATTGCTGGCTGAGATGCCAGATACCGGATTTGATTTCAGAGAATTTGCCCGGCTCTCCGCGCGTGCCTTCCGGGAAAATAATGACAATTTTCTTTTCAGCCAGGGCATCAATGCAGGCCTGCAGCGGATTGGCCTGATGCGACCCGCGATAAACCGGGATGATGCCAATCACCTTAAGGGCAAACCAGCCAATCACTTTGTTTTTCAGGAAGTAATCGGCCGCTGCCACGGGCTGCACGTTCACCAACGTTGAGAGGGGGAAAAGGGTGAATAGCGTCAGTACATCGAGGTGGCTATTGTGGTTTGCCACGATGATCGCCGGGCCTGTTTTAGGTAATTTTCTGCGATTGGCCACCGCCACACCCAGCCAAATCAACACCAGCGGATAGGCAATGCAAAGTGTAAAAATCCAACGCAACATAGGGTTCATGCGCGCCCCTTACAGGTAGAAGTAGTAATAGAAGTGGAAGAACAGCGGCGCGGTGTAGATGAGGGAATCTAGCCGATCCAGAATGCCGCCGTGTCCGGGCAATAACTTACCGGAGTCTTTGACCCCAAAATCGCGCTTGATGGCCGACATCACTACATCACCGCAGAATCCGCTCATAGCCAAAATCAGCCCAGCCGCCAGGGAATGCAGGTGATCCATCTGCGTCATGAGCGGACCGAAAATGACAGCCAGTAACGTGGTGGTGAATAGGCCACCGAGCAGTCCGGCGAGGGTTTTGTTCGGGCTGACGTTGGGTGTCACCTTGATCCTGCCCAGCGATTTCCCCCACAGGTACTGCGCAATATCATTCAGCTCAGTCAGGGCCACGAGGAAAATAACCAGCAGAGCACCGGCGCTGGCATCCGCGCCGGGTAAGGTCATCAGGTAGGCAACGTGGCTCAGAGCAAACACCGTGGTCATCATGCCCCAGTGCATTACCGATGCGGAGTGCAGAAAACCGTTTGTATCTCCGGCGATCACCATACGCGCCGGCAGGAACAGAAAGACGTAGACCGGAATAAAGATAATGAACATGCCGTACCAGGCCATGTCGACCCAGAGATATTGCAGCGGGATGGCAGCGAACATCCAGAGCAGGGGCATGCTGTCCGAACGCCGCGTTGGCGCCAGCGTCAGATACTCTTTCAACGCGAGGAAGCTGATAAAGCCAAAGAAAACCAGCGCCAGCCATTTCGTTGACAGCATCGCCAGTGCAAACAGGCAAATAATCACCCACCAGCTGTGGACGCGCTGCTGCAATTCCAGCCAGTTGCGTTGTGGACGATATTTTTTCAGCACATAAGTCACGCATGTTGCCAGCATGAGCACGGCGAAAATGCCGCCCAGGCAGTAGTAGAGAAGGCGTGTAGATTCAGACATTTTTTGCCTCCATCGCACTGCGGCAGCGATTGAGGCAAGTCCAGCATAGCAGCAGGGCTGAGAGGGCAAAGACCGCGTTTACCCATTCGAGATACTGCGGCCACAGCGCAATAACCAAGGCAACTGCACCGAAGATAAACGCACGATCGCTTTTGCCCAGCGGTCCCCGGTAGCTGCGGGTGCCGTTCAGCGTCTGGCCAATCACTCCACAGAATTCTGTGAGCCAGGCGAACAGTACCACCAGCACCACTAACCCGGGTGAGATGCCGGGAATAAAGGCAAATGCCAGATAGAGTGCGGCGTCAGAGATAACGTCACCCACTTCATTGAGGATTGCGCCTGCAGTGGATTGCTGGTGGAACTCCCTGGCTAACATGCCATCAATGGCGTTTAACGCCATGCGGACCAACAGGAATATCGGCAGAGTGATAAACCAGCGCGGATCGGGGAAACAGATCAGTAATGCACCTAACGCCACCGAGGTAAGCATGGCAAATAGCGTCACCTGGTTGGCAGTAATGCCTTGGGCGTGTAACTTCACCACTGTGGGTCTTAACAGATTCTGAAATTTAGGTTTTATATCGTATAGCGTCACGTTATGGCTCCTGCCTTGTGAAATTGAAGTGTTACTTCAATGAATCCAAATTCAGGGTGTTATCCCTTACTTCAATCGTGCGCGGTGTATCCGCATCAAGATCATCGCGGCTTAGTACCCGCTTCCATGTACCACGCTCTCTGTCAGGCTGGCGGAACAGGCCAACTATCGCCACAAACTGCGCCTGTTGCTCCATCGGCATAGCCAGAGTGATGCTTTGCCCTGGCATTACGCTGAGTTGTCGCTGCGCGACCAGGCTCTCTTTCAGCACAATGTCTGGCTGCGTGAGCAGATCGTGGTATTCGGTGTTATCGAAAATCTGACGTTCGCTGAGCTGGAAAATACCTAAACGCAGTGGCATGGCGTGGTGAGCATCATCCTGATTGATCGCGGCGCGGGCGTTGAAAGTCAGATGCAACCTGTCCACCTGTCGATAAAACACCGCTTTTGCCACACTCGCCGTTCCCTGTTTAGTTTTTTGCCAGGCACCGCAACTGCTCAGCAGGATGGTCGCAAAGCAGAGCGGCAGCATGTTTGAGAAACGGCAGGTCATGGTTCATCTCCCTGATAAGCGGCGTCATCTGGCGTGGCAGAAACAAAGATGCGCGTCGGCAACCTGAACCCGCGCAGATCGAGCAGCGCCAGCGGGCCGTTACCCAGCTCCGTGCGAATTTGATAGTTAAGTGCCAGTCCATCCGGCGTTGGCCACACCACCCGGTAAATATTGCCGCCCAACCCGGTAATCCGTGCTTTATCCAGCAGGCGGATCAGTCCCCAGCTTCCCGGATGATCGGCATAAATGCGGGTTCCCGCTTTGGCGCTGCGCCAGGTGAGCGTCGTTTGTGGCTGCCAGCGGTTGTCAGGCCAGTTCAGCGTTTGCCAGCTCTCTTGCTGGTTAAAATATTCCAGCTTCTGGCGATCCACCGTCAGCGCAGACTCCACCACCTCACGGGAAGGTTTTGCCATCATCTGGAAATGCAGCGCCACGTCTCCCCGGACAAAGGCGACGTTGGCGATGCGCGTCAGCTTGTTTAGCGCGTTGAGAAAAGCGGGATCAAATGTCAGTCCCTGACTGTGCATGGCATCCGGCACCCAGCGATCACCCTCCAGACGCAGCAGGCCACCTAAACGGCGGTTAACAAACTGCGCAATGCGTCCGGTATCGGTGCGCAAAAACTGCGCCAGATGTGGCAAGGAGACGTCGCTTTCTCGATGAGCAAACGGATAGCGGTCGGCGAACGCTTCATCCCAGGGAGTAACAATGTCGTTCTGCCACTGATGGTTAATGCTCTCTGCGGTTGGGCTAAGCACCTGCTCCCAGGCCTGTACCATCGGCTCCACAAACACCGCCTGACCCAATCCGCTCCACTCCTGACCGAGACTGGCAGCAATCAGGTTGCCGTAATCGCGGGTATCGGTAAGATCGACCGCTTTGCCCTGAAAAACCGTTAGCGCCAGCGACTGCATCATGGCCTGCGGATCCGGGGCGTTGGTCACCTGCTGCAGACGCAGACTCACGCGGGTGATGCGGGTCAGAAACGTTTGCAGACTGAGGCTCTCTGTTGCCGCCGCGCCACTCTCGGTTAGCGACAGTAGCGGTCCAAAAGTGGCATCCAGCGGACCACGCGCGCCCTGTGGCTGAGCATTCCCTTTTTCGTTATCGCTACTGAGTAGGTGCTTTGCTGAGCTCACCAGCGAATCGGTGAGATCGCCGCCGGTTTGTCCGGTGCGGCCCTGAATATTTAGCGTGTTCATCAGCGCAATCAACGGTGATTGACGTATATCCGCCAGCAGGGTGAGCTGTTCAATCGATTCGGATAGGCTCTCTGCCCGCTGCCATTGCAGGCTGTTAAGAAATTTCAGCCAGGCGCTGGCGAAATCGGAGAAGTAGCGCTCGGTCAGTCGCGTCTTAAGCGTTTCCGCAGAGACATCATTGTTGCTGGCCGGTTTACCGTCGCTCAGTACCCAATCGATCTCGTCCCGGCGCACCTTCGCCGCTTTCTCAATTGCTGGCTGAATGTCCTCCTCCCACGCTTTACGGGTGAAGATGCCGGGCACGGTTTCATTGGTGCTGAACAGCATGCGGCTGTCGGTGCCGCTGACCATCTCGCTGAGCGTCATGTCGGCATAATCGCGTGCCACGTGTTCAAGCAGCTTCTGGTAGCGATTGGCTTCGGCATTGCTGGCACCCATCTGGCGCAGCAGCGCCGAACGCATACTGCTGACCAGTCGCATATCTGGCTCAAGCCGCCACTCTGGATGCGCAGGCAGATTGGTCATCATAAAGGCCAGCATGTCGCCGCCACTGTTTTGCCAGCTGGCGTCCATAATGCCATCGCGCTGCTGCCAGATTGCCATCAACGTGGTGCTGAAAAATGCCGGATCGGCTTGGTCGGGATGCGCCAGCATCAGGTAAGCCTTCAGCAGGTCATACATCTGTTTGGCATCATCTGCCCGTCGCGGACTGTCCGGCGGCAGGTTACGCCAGCCGCTCATTAGCGTGGTAAGGCGCTGAGCGGAGGCGTCACGCAACAGCGGCCTGGCTGACTGCTGCCACTGTTGCCACAGAAAATGCAGCAACGCATCGTTCTGGCTAAGGCCAAAACGCAGGTACCAGGGCGCACCGTACAGCTGACGGTGCTACAGACGCTCCATCTCTTTCTGCAATTCCCGCAGCGCGAACAGCTGCTGATGCAACGGCTGGCGGGTATCCGCTGCCGCAGCTGCAAAATGCTGATCCGCCAGCAGCAGACGAAGGTTAGCAATATATGAAAACACCAGGCATGCCATCCACACTGCCAGCAGGCAGGAGCAGAGCATCAGCAACGTTTTTTGCCATGAAGCGCCGTTAGTCACCGGTTTACGCCAGCGCAGCGCCAGCAAATCCCGCCATGCTTTTCCCGGCTGCCAGGCATGAAGCAGGGAAGCCCTGCCGGATGTGAGCGATGGGCTGAGTATTAGGCCCGCCAGCGGCAGCGCCCGTGCGCCTTCAGAGAGTTGCGACAGTGTCTTTGTCAGGCGCGCGATGCCGCCGTTGCGCAATGTGCGCGCCAGCTCCAGCGGAAAACTGTGCTGGCGATTAAGGTCGGTTTGTTGCATACCACGCTGGACCAGCTGGTGCTCAAGCTCATCAAGCGACTGGCGATAATCGTCTGCACTCTCATCGGGGGCAATAATAAATCCTATGCCTTGCTCGGGAGATGCTGATAGCGACGGCGCATGGCGTTCCCACAGCCACAGCGGGATATCCTGGCCCAACAGGCTGTAGCGTTTTTGCATCTGGCGGGCCGTGGTATCCAGCAGATCCTGCGTCATTTCTGCTTCTGCATTGACCACCCAGACCACCGCATCAGCCAGCTGGCGGCGGATTTTACGCAACGCCC
The sequence above is drawn from the Pantoea nemavictus genome and encodes:
- a CDS encoding phosphatase PAP2/dual specificity phosphatase family protein, with amino-acid sequence MTESSLTQRPHSLWKQGLGWLLLLGPLFFLSYGQVNTFTATREDIGSVVLSWERAIPFVPWTIVPYWSIDLLYGISLFICTSKQELMRHGYRLLTASLVACAAFLLFPLKFTFTRPETQGAFGWLFHQLEQFDLPYNQAPSLHIILTWLLWLRFRQHLNRKARVVAGSWFVLIAISVLTTWQHHFIDVISGYGVAVIISYAIPIEGRWRWQPPSPHAQRLAVKYCLGGLLFLLAGMNIPYGYLLLWPGIALLIVAAGYAGLGVTIFQKNSSGSLSLSARLLMLPYLTGAAISRCWFSRHMAKSSVIFTGVALGRFPGKAERHIAVFDLTAEFHQGNRRAQRWQAYPLMDLLVPEIEDMRHAVRQLRQLCQTYDKVLVCCALGLSRSATVVAAWLLAEGHVASVAEAVEMIQARRPQIVLTPAHLKALEAFSKEQLCQTTA
- a CDS encoding lysophospholipid acyltransferase family protein, whose product is MNPMLRWIFTLCIAYPLVLIWLGVAVANRRKLPKTGPAIIVANHNSHLDVLTLFTLFPLSTLVNVQPVAAADYFLKNKVIGWFALKVIGIIPVYRGSHQANPLQACIDALAEKKIVIIFPEGTRGEPGKFSEIKSGIWHLSQQCPDVPIIPVYMHGLDRSMGKGQKIPVPFFIDIYIDDPLRFQDNKAAFKAALLNRFVELQLQATRK
- the tssJ gene encoding type VI secretion system lipoprotein TssJ, giving the protein MTCRFSNMLPLCFATILLSSCGAWQKTKQGTASVAKAVFYRQVDRLHLTFNARAAINQDDAHHAMPLRLGIFQLSERQIFDNTEYHDLLTQPDIVLKESLVAQRQLSVMPGQSITLAMPMEQQAQFVAIVGLFRQPDRERGTWKRVLSRDDLDADTPRTIEVRDNTLNLDSLK
- a CDS encoding phosphatidate cytidylyltransferase encodes the protein MSESTRLLYYCLGGIFAVLMLATCVTYVLKKYRPQRNWLELQQRVHSWWVIICLFALAMLSTKWLALVFFGFISFLALKEYLTLAPTRRSDSMPLLWMFAAIPLQYLWVDMAWYGMFIIFIPVYVFLFLPARMVIAGDTNGFLHSASVMHWGMMTTVFALSHVAYLMTLPGADASAGALLVIFLVALTELNDIAQYLWGKSLGRIKVTPNVSPNKTLAGLLGGLFTTTLLAVIFGPLMTQMDHLHSLAAGLILAMSGFCGDVVMSAIKRDFGVKDSGKLLPGHGGILDRLDSLIYTAPLFFHFYYYFYL
- a CDS encoding bifunctional alpha/beta hydrolase/class I SAM-dependent methyltransferase: MSQEARLFVESSFLTSDGASLFFRHWPAQDSQSKKVIVLFHRGHEHSGRLQHVVDELDMPDTHFYAWDARGHGQSPGARGYSPSLARSVQDVDEFVRFVAESAQVSMEDIVVIAQSVGAVLVATWVHDYAPKIRGMVLASPAFKVKLYVPFARPGLRLQQRMRGLFYVNSYVKGKFLSHDAERIASFEQDKLITRQIAVNFLLDLYRTAERIVSDSAAITVPTQLLISGDDFVVHAEPQKKFFRGLRSAVKEQHILPGFYHDTLGEKDRQLAFDKMKSFIETLYSTAPYAFDYSHEDQWSPGADAYRELQAPPHRRSLQGLFYASLSSGMKTFGRLSKGMRLGYETGFDSGSTLDYVYRNSAEGTGVLGRIIDRHYLNSIGWRGIRARKENIQQVIALAVAKLHESNMPVHVVDIAAGHGRYVLDALEKQPDIESILLRDYSELNVEKGQALIDERNLGHLAQFKKGNAFDYDSLATLAPAPTLGIVSGLYELFPSNALIKTSLAGLAAAIPPGGVLVYTGQPWHPQLKTIAWTLTSHQNGIPWLMRVRSQLEMDTLVEQAGFEKCHQIIDEFGIFTVSLAVREQHD
- the tssF gene encoding type VI secretion system baseplate subunit TssF codes for the protein MNDHDFLNYFDSEMRYLKSAAQEFAEQHPQAARRLGIDGTSLKMDESVEQLFQGFSLLMAQMRRKIDDDIPELTEPLLGHLLPVVNRTLPSMAIVELTPDTIAQVRDAVLPEGTTLLTRPMDITGLRCPYRTTDALKLHPLTLGEITAPFHPDGHQMICLRFALSSQADPSQIDLSDIPLYIHGDRPVQSLMYQALSNQIERITVRLPQSDNCDPQPFTGDIRARWQQHWHSVWPESDSPALCGEVRPLLEYFSFPARYAFFTLSGLNTLPFSESCREAILEIHLRQPLPRDIPVPQDVLRIHCVPVINLFSLNAEPLKVQPAVLDYRLRPHRLGDQHTEIYSVDAVAASEKLDKRRYVPYRHFRQKGGMLQHKASWPERYFHTRIWRGVSGLYETLLMLGGDASEADRTQEDATLFMNITCTNGNYPRMALEKAVFDGSAVIGNLAVRCSTRQPPSMPYYPPTTQLYQWHLISLLHPRALSQMISNAENLRAVMSLFNWSDEENNRRRINGIRHVSWQQDYNALYHWHGVRIRVLLDETMFSGTGDARLFCELLEQFFTQYASVIRFTQLTVLLNASGTEWAWPERRINRVLM
- a CDS encoding ImcF-related family protein — encoded protein: MYGAPWYLRFGLSQNDALLHFLWQQWQQSARPLLRDASAQRLTTLMSGWRNLPPDSPRRADDAKQMYDLLKAYLMLAHPDQADPAFFSTTLMAIWQQRDGIMDASWQNSGGDMLAFMMTNLPAHPEWRLEPDMRLVSSMRSALLRQMGASNAEANRYQKLLEHVARDYADMTLSEMVSGTDSRMLFSTNETVPGIFTRKAWEEDIQPAIEKAAKVRRDEIDWVLSDGKPASNNDVSAETLKTRLTERYFSDFASAWLKFLNSLQWQRAESLSESIEQLTLLADIRQSPLIALMNTLNIQGRTGQTGGDLTDSLVSSAKHLLSSDNEKGNAQPQGARGPLDATFGPLLSLTESGAAATESLSLQTFLTRITRVSLRLQQVTNAPDPQAMMQSLALTVFQGKAVDLTDTRDYGNLIAASLGQEWSGLGQAVFVEPMVQAWEQVLSPTAESINHQWQNDIVTPWDEAFADRYPFAHRESDVSLPHLAQFLRTDTGRIAQFVNRRLGGLLRLEGDRWVPDAMHSQGLTFDPAFLNALNKLTRIANVAFVRGDVALHFQMMAKPSREVVESALTVDRQKLEYFNQQESWQTLNWPDNRWQPQTTLTWRSAKAGTRIYADHPGSWGLIRLLDKARITGLGGNIYRVVWPTPDGLALNYQIRTELGNGPLALLDLRGFRLPTRIFVSATPDDAAYQGDEP
- a CDS encoding CDP-alcohol phosphatidyltransferase family protein; this encodes MTLYDIKPKFQNLLRPTVVKLHAQGITANQVTLFAMLTSVALGALLICFPDPRWFITLPIFLLVRMALNAIDGMLAREFHQQSTAGAILNEVGDVISDAALYLAFAFIPGISPGLVVLVVLFAWLTEFCGVIGQTLNGTRSYRGPLGKSDRAFIFGAVALVIALWPQYLEWVNAVFALSALLLCWTCLNRCRSAMEAKNV